A portion of the Sphingobacterium spiritivorum genome contains these proteins:
- the mtgA gene encoding monofunctional biosynthetic peptidoglycan transglycosylase: MAIKRGNKVKRKSSSKDLKNQILKWTGRVIGGFFAITIFWVICLRFIDPPVTYLMIKRGFERKGMGKEWKLEKDWLNYDDMSNNLKRAAIAGEDAHFMEHNGFDVKAIQKAMEKNQNGKKLRGGSTISQQVAKNVFLWPERSWVRKGFETYFTFLIELFWSKKRILEVYLNVIEMGQGVYGAEAAAQYYFSKSAKSLTKKEAALIIAILPSPQKWDARNPSTYVNGRANRIVRYMSHYSIPE; the protein is encoded by the coding sequence ATGGCGATCAAAAGAGGCAACAAAGTAAAACGAAAATCAAGCTCCAAAGACCTTAAAAATCAAATCCTTAAGTGGACAGGACGTGTAATAGGCGGATTTTTTGCAATCACCATTTTCTGGGTGATCTGCCTGCGTTTTATAGATCCTCCTGTGACTTATCTGATGATCAAACGTGGCTTTGAGCGTAAGGGAATGGGTAAAGAGTGGAAGCTGGAGAAGGACTGGCTAAACTATGATGACATGTCCAATAATCTGAAGCGTGCCGCTATAGCCGGTGAAGATGCTCATTTTATGGAGCACAACGGATTTGATGTCAAAGCTATTCAGAAAGCAATGGAGAAAAATCAAAACGGCAAAAAGCTCAGGGGAGGAAGTACAATCAGCCAGCAGGTGGCCAAAAATGTATTTCTATGGCCGGAGCGTTCGTGGGTACGCAAGGGTTTTGAAACCTACTTTACTTTTCTCATCGAATTATTCTGGAGTAAAAAACGAATTCTCGAAGTATATCTCAATGTCATTGAAATGGGGCAAGGGGTGTATGGAGCTGAGGCCGCAGCACAATATTACTTCAGCAAGTCAGCCAAAAGTTTAACAAAAAAAGAAGCTGCTCTCATCATTGCTATTCTGCCTAGTCCGCAGAAATGGGATGCCCGCAATCCTTCTACATATGTAAATGGCCGGGCAAACCGTATCGTAAGATACATGAGTCATTACAGTATTCCCGAATAA
- a CDS encoding MBL fold metallo-hydrolase encodes MFFERIYDESLAQASYMIGCQAKGVALVIDPKRDVDTYLEIAKRNNLEITQITETHIHADFLSGSRELAALTGATLYLSDEGGEDWQYEFPHEGLKEGDKLVVGNLTLTVIHTPGHTPESISFVLTDHPASDEPIMVFTGDFVFVGDVGRPDLLEKAAGLVGTKEVGAKDMFRSIQKFLTLPDFVQLWPGHGAGSSCGKALGSVPSSTVGYERIRNWALQQQIEDAFVTELLDGQPEPPAYFAMMKKLNKVDRPLLLHVPEVPLLNKEQFLKYRQEAVTIVDTRPKELFVKGHIPQSLNIPHKKSFATWAGWLLQYDKPFILVAAAHEIEEETRKLMRIGLDNVIGYITNIDDLDIPLEMTKVVDLAAVKSAINNPDIQLIDVRNTNEYQGGHIKGAISLMWGKLGKNLSAIDPQKTKIIYCQGGDRASIAASLLKKNGIDDVEVYLGSMNEWLSQGQELEF; translated from the coding sequence ATGTTTTTTGAACGTATATATGATGAGAGTTTAGCTCAGGCGAGTTATATGATCGGTTGTCAGGCAAAAGGAGTTGCACTGGTTATCGATCCCAAAAGAGATGTGGATACTTATCTTGAAATTGCGAAACGCAATAATCTGGAAATTACCCAGATTACCGAAACCCATATTCATGCTGATTTTCTGAGTGGTTCACGGGAACTGGCGGCACTCACGGGAGCTACACTTTATCTTTCGGATGAAGGAGGCGAAGACTGGCAGTATGAATTTCCACATGAAGGATTAAAAGAAGGGGATAAGCTGGTTGTTGGTAATCTGACATTGACTGTCATCCATACACCGGGACACACGCCGGAAAGTATAAGTTTTGTGCTGACTGATCACCCTGCTTCTGATGAGCCGATTATGGTATTCACCGGAGATTTCGTATTTGTGGGTGATGTAGGCCGTCCTGATTTATTGGAAAAAGCTGCCGGATTAGTCGGTACAAAGGAAGTTGGAGCAAAAGATATGTTCAGATCAATCCAAAAGTTTCTTACACTACCGGATTTTGTACAGCTATGGCCGGGGCATGGTGCAGGATCATCCTGTGGAAAAGCGCTGGGATCTGTTCCAAGTAGTACAGTAGGATATGAGCGTATCCGTAACTGGGCTTTACAACAACAGATAGAAGATGCATTTGTCACTGAATTACTGGACGGACAGCCGGAACCACCTGCTTACTTTGCCATGATGAAAAAGCTAAATAAGGTGGACCGCCCATTGTTGTTGCATGTACCTGAGGTTCCATTATTAAACAAAGAACAATTTTTAAAGTATAGACAAGAGGCTGTTACCATCGTGGATACACGACCAAAGGAGTTGTTTGTAAAAGGACATATTCCGCAATCCTTAAATATTCCTCATAAAAAATCTTTTGCTACCTGGGCCGGCTGGCTTTTGCAGTACGACAAACCCTTTATTTTGGTTGCAGCAGCACATGAAATTGAGGAGGAGACACGTAAACTTATGCGTATAGGATTGGATAACGTTATTGGGTACATCACTAACATCGATGATTTGGATATACCATTAGAGATGACAAAAGTAGTGGATCTAGCTGCCGTAAAGTCTGCAATCAATAATCCTGACATACAGCTTATTGATGTTCGTAATACGAACGAGTATCAGGGAGGACATATCAAGGGAGCAATTTCACTGATGTGGGGCAAACTGGGAAAAAATCTTTCGGCTATTGATCCTCAGAAGACCAAAATTATCTATTGTCAGGGCGGAGACAGAGCTTCAATAGCTGCTTCTTTACTGAAGAAAAATGGAATTGATGATGTAGAGGTCTATCTTGGTAGTATGAATGAATGGCTTTCACAAGGGCAGGAGCTCGAATTTTAA
- a CDS encoding DUF6691 family protein: protein MRKLVFILIGLILGLTMYKAEAASWFRIYEMFNFQSFHMYGFIGSALIIGIGAIQWIKRRKIKDMDGHQIQITPKEKTFSRYLFGGIIFGLGWALAGACPLPMFVLVGAGVFPILIVILGAVAGTWLYGLIRHKLPH, encoded by the coding sequence ATGAGAAAATTAGTATTCATCCTTATCGGATTGATTTTAGGATTGACCATGTATAAAGCTGAAGCGGCTTCATGGTTCAGAATATATGAAATGTTTAATTTTCAGTCTTTTCATATGTATGGCTTTATAGGTTCTGCACTGATTATAGGAATAGGAGCCATTCAATGGATCAAACGGCGTAAAATCAAAGACATGGACGGGCATCAGATACAGATTACTCCCAAAGAAAAGACCTTCAGCCGTTACCTTTTCGGAGGGATTATTTTCGGACTGGGCTGGGCATTGGCGGGAGCTTGTCCATTACCGATGTTTGTATTGGTCGGAGCAGGAGTTTTTCCCATTCTGATTGTTATCCTTGGTGCTGTTGCAGGAACATGGCTGTATGGCCTGATCCGGCATAAACTTCCTCATTAA
- a CDS encoding sulfite exporter TauE/SafE family protein — MELLAYLLAVLIGISLGLIGSGGSILTVPILVYILDINPILATAYSLFIVGMTSLAGGISQTISKQVDYRMVLLFGIPSIIMVLFTRGYIMPHIPEEIGAVGDFVLTKGMFVMVLFAVIMLFASVSMIRSKEKVLVVEKHRYDNKSIILKGVFLGIITGMVGAGGGFLIIPTLVIFAGMPMKRAIGTSLMIIAFNSLIGFVGFVEIDGHEVDWRLLFLFSIAAIMGILIGTLLSRKISGSNLKTSFGWFVLIMGIMILVREILDI; from the coding sequence ATGGAGTTGCTTGCTTACTTACTGGCTGTGTTGATCGGAATATCTTTAGGCCTGATCGGGAGTGGAGGCTCTATCCTTACGGTTCCTATCCTGGTCTACATTCTGGATATCAATCCTATCCTGGCCACTGCATATTCGTTATTTATAGTGGGGATGACATCGCTTGCCGGTGGTATTTCACAGACCATCAGCAAACAGGTGGATTATAGGATGGTGTTGCTGTTTGGAATTCCTTCCATCATTATGGTCTTGTTTACAAGAGGGTATATCATGCCGCATATTCCGGAGGAAATAGGTGCAGTCGGAGATTTTGTATTGACAAAAGGCATGTTTGTAATGGTACTTTTTGCGGTTATTATGCTGTTTGCTTCTGTATCTATGATCCGTTCCAAAGAAAAAGTACTAGTAGTCGAAAAGCATCGTTACGATAACAAAAGCATTATACTGAAAGGTGTTTTTCTGGGGATAATTACTGGAATGGTAGGAGCCGGCGGTGGATTTTTGATTATACCTACCCTTGTTATTTTTGCCGGTATGCCGATGAAAAGGGCGATAGGGACTTCTCTGATGATTATTGCATTCAATTCCCTGATTGGCTTTGTTGGTTTTGTAGAGATTGATGGCCACGAGGTAGATTGGCGATTATTATTCTTGTTTTCCATAGCGGCCATTATGGGAATTCTGATCGGCACTTTATTATCCAGAAAAATCTCCGGTTCGAACCTGAAGACCTCCTTTGGTTGGTTTGTATTGATTATGGGCATTATGATTCTGGTAAGAGAGATATTAGATATTTAG
- a CDS encoding Crp/Fnr family transcriptional regulator, with product MYTAALQVAYGTVFEPRLITEIEETARFLSFKKADVLLDAGQYIKVMPLLVEGAIRIMREDPWEGELLLYFLEKGDTCAMTLACCLGDKKSEIKAVAETDALVAMIPVSKMEEWLAKYSSWRNFVFSSYNRRMEEMLGAIDQLAFHKMDVRILHYLEEIAKINSTRSIHKSHQEIADALNTSRVVVSRILKVYENEGKVRLNRSTIDLL from the coding sequence ATGTATACTGCAGCATTACAAGTCGCTTACGGAACTGTTTTTGAACCTCGTCTGATAACAGAAATTGAGGAAACAGCCCGTTTTCTTTCCTTTAAAAAAGCAGATGTGCTCCTGGATGCCGGACAATACATCAAGGTGATGCCACTTCTGGTAGAAGGTGCTATACGGATTATGCGTGAAGATCCGTGGGAAGGAGAACTGTTACTTTATTTTCTTGAAAAGGGAGATACCTGTGCTATGACTTTGGCTTGCTGTCTGGGAGATAAAAAAAGTGAAATCAAAGCTGTGGCAGAAACGGATGCATTAGTAGCGATGATACCCGTCAGTAAGATGGAAGAGTGGCTGGCGAAATATAGCAGCTGGCGCAATTTTGTGTTTTCCAGTTACAACAGGCGTATGGAAGAAATGTTAGGAGCAATAGATCAGCTGGCTTTTCATAAGATGGATGTGCGGATTCTGCATTATCTGGAAGAGATTGCGAAAATCAACAGTACACGTTCCATTCATAAATCGCATCAGGAAATAGCAGATGCTCTGAATACCTCACGTGTTGTTGTCTCCCGCATCCTGAAGGTGTATGAAAATGAAGGAAAGGTCCGGCTCAACCGAAGTACAATAGATTTATTGTAG
- a CDS encoding Fic family protein, translating into MNYISVRKFAKRWNIPERTARNYCASGKIKGAFLTGKTWNIPEDSLLPEKGNKKKFSDNVLLNHFKEQKEMKLKGGIYHRTQIDLTYNSNRIEGSKLTHDQTRYIFETNTIGASKEVVNIDDIIETTNHFRCIDLIIDKAKSKLTESFIKKLHFLLKSGTSDSRKDWFNVGEYKKLPNEVGGNETCPPKAVSTEMSALLSNYHSIANKTLEDIIDFHYKFEIIHPFQDGNGRVGRLIMFKECLANNIVPFIIDEDLKLFYYRGLQEWRHIKEYLLDTCLNAQDNYKAILVYFEIEFD; encoded by the coding sequence ATGAACTATATTTCAGTAAGAAAGTTTGCGAAAAGATGGAATATTCCGGAAAGAACCGCCCGGAATTATTGTGCTAGCGGAAAAATAAAAGGAGCTTTTTTAACGGGTAAAACATGGAATATTCCGGAAGATTCGTTATTACCTGAGAAGGGAAATAAGAAGAAATTTAGTGATAATGTCTTACTCAATCACTTTAAAGAGCAAAAAGAGATGAAGCTGAAAGGTGGAATTTACCACCGTACGCAAATTGATCTCACCTATAATTCAAATCGTATAGAGGGGAGCAAGTTAACTCATGATCAGACACGCTACATATTCGAGACAAATACCATAGGAGCATCTAAAGAAGTTGTTAATATTGATGATATTATCGAAACCACCAATCATTTTCGATGTATTGACTTAATCATCGATAAAGCAAAATCCAAACTAACGGAATCTTTTATTAAGAAATTACATTTTCTTCTGAAATCAGGAACATCTGATAGCCGAAAAGATTGGTTTAATGTTGGGGAATACAAAAAACTTCCAAACGAAGTTGGTGGGAATGAAACTTGTCCACCTAAAGCAGTTTCCACAGAAATGTCAGCTTTACTTTCCAATTACCACAGCATTGCAAATAAGACTTTAGAAGATATTATCGATTTCCACTATAAATTTGAAATTATTCATCCTTTTCAGGATGGAAATGGTCGCGTCGGACGGTTAATAATGTTTAAAGAATGCCTGGCTAACAATATTGTACCTTTTATCATAGATGAAGATCTCAAGCTTTTTTATTACAGGGGATTACAGGAATGGAGGCATATTAAAGAATACCTGCTGGATACATGCCTTAATGCTCAGGATAATTATAAAGCCATTCTTGTATATTTTGAAATAGAGTTTGATTAG
- a CDS encoding YeeE/YedE family protein, with the protein MEWIFEPWPWYIGGPLVALCMIALLLAGKNFGVSSNFRTICAACGAGKTSDFFKFDWKAQRWNLLILIGAVLGGYIGAHILSDGGQIPAIHPDIITKLHELGFQSAGNAYAPAELYDTLDLKALALLLAGGVFVGFGSRYAGGCTSGHAISGLSDLQLPSLIAVVGFFIGGLLMVHVIFPVLF; encoded by the coding sequence ATGGAATGGATATTTGAACCCTGGCCATGGTATATAGGAGGTCCTTTAGTTGCTCTTTGTATGATTGCACTTCTGCTTGCAGGCAAGAATTTTGGTGTTTCCTCCAATTTCAGAACCATATGCGCAGCATGTGGAGCCGGCAAAACTTCTGATTTTTTTAAATTTGACTGGAAAGCACAGCGCTGGAACTTACTGATATTAATCGGAGCTGTTTTAGGAGGCTATATAGGAGCACATATCTTATCTGATGGTGGACAGATTCCGGCTATTCATCCGGATATCATTACTAAGCTTCATGAACTGGGGTTTCAGAGTGCAGGTAATGCTTATGCTCCTGCAGAGCTATATGATACTTTGGATTTGAAAGCTTTGGCATTATTGCTGGCAGGTGGGGTTTTTGTCGGTTTTGGTTCGCGCTATGCAGGAGGCTGTACTTCGGGACATGCTATCTCAGGCTTGAGCGATTTACAATTACCTTCACTGATTGCTGTAGTTGGATTCTTTATCGGCGGGCTGCTGATGGTTCATGTTATTTTTCCGGTATTATTTTAA
- a CDS encoding 2,3,4,5-tetrahydropyridine-2,6-dicarboxylate N-succinyltransferase, translated as MELENLQKLIEDAWEDRQLLEYKEYSEAIRTIILKLDNGEIRVAEPIGTRWHVNEWIKKAVILYFPIREMVETEAGPFVYYDKMKLKTNYKHLGVRVVPGASARLGAYLAKGVILMPSYVNIGAYVGEGTMVDTWATVGSCAQIGKNVHLSGGVGIGGVLEPVQASPVIIEDNVFVGSRVIVVEGVRVESEAVLGANVVLTASTKIIDVTGPEPIEYKGHVPARSVVIPGSYTKKFPAGEYQVPCALIIGKRKESTDKKTSLNDALRDHNVAV; from the coding sequence ATGGAATTAGAAAACTTGCAAAAACTGATTGAGGACGCTTGGGAAGACAGGCAGTTGTTAGAATATAAAGAATATTCTGAAGCTATCCGCACGATTATTCTTAAACTGGATAATGGTGAAATTCGTGTAGCAGAACCAATCGGCACAAGATGGCATGTCAATGAGTGGATCAAAAAAGCGGTGATCCTTTATTTCCCTATCCGGGAGATGGTAGAAACAGAGGCCGGACCTTTTGTTTATTATGATAAGATGAAGCTGAAGACCAACTACAAACACTTAGGTGTACGTGTAGTTCCCGGTGCTTCTGCCCGCTTAGGCGCATACCTTGCGAAAGGTGTGATTCTAATGCCATCTTATGTCAATATAGGTGCTTATGTAGGCGAAGGAACAATGGTCGACACGTGGGCTACAGTAGGTTCATGTGCACAGATTGGTAAAAATGTGCACCTGAGTGGTGGTGTAGGTATCGGTGGTGTACTGGAACCTGTACAGGCTTCTCCGGTAATTATTGAGGACAACGTATTTGTCGGATCAAGAGTGATCGTAGTAGAAGGTGTACGTGTAGAATCTGAAGCAGTTTTAGGTGCGAATGTAGTATTAACAGCTTCAACTAAAATTATTGATGTAACCGGTCCTGAGCCTATCGAATATAAAGGTCATGTCCCTGCCCGTTCGGTAGTGATCCCTGGATCTTATACTAAAAAATTCCCTGCAGGAGAATATCAGGTGCCATGTGCGTTGATTATCGGAAAGCGTAAGGAATCTACGGATAAGAAAACTTCACTGAATGACGCTTTACGCGATCATAATGTAGCTGTATAA
- a CDS encoding L-threonylcarbamoyladenylate synthase translates to MTVIDREDINKALETLKNGGLILYPTDTIWGIGCDATNPEAVDRIIQLKGRSKEKSMIVLLHNENQLAGYVNDIPEVAYQLIEYTEHPLTIVYSNAKNLAANAIAEDGSIGIRIVNHPFCTQLLQRFRKPIISTSANISGEPSAKTFGDIDQKIKAGVDYTVQFGQKEQGDGKASTIMKLDPSGKFEFIRK, encoded by the coding sequence ATGACTGTAATAGACAGAGAAGATATCAATAAAGCCCTCGAAACATTGAAAAATGGAGGGCTTATTCTATACCCTACCGATACCATCTGGGGTATCGGATGCGATGCGACCAATCCGGAAGCAGTAGACCGCATCATTCAGCTAAAAGGGCGTTCAAAAGAAAAAAGCATGATTGTGCTGCTGCACAACGAGAATCAGCTTGCAGGATATGTCAATGATATTCCGGAAGTAGCGTATCAACTGATAGAATATACAGAACATCCGCTGACCATTGTATATTCCAATGCAAAAAATCTGGCTGCTAATGCCATTGCGGAAGATGGTTCTATCGGTATCCGGATTGTCAATCATCCATTCTGTACTCAACTATTACAACGCTTTCGTAAACCGATCATTTCGACATCTGCCAATATCAGCGGAGAACCTTCAGCAAAAACATTCGGAGATATTGACCAAAAAATAAAAGCCGGAGTAGATTATACCGTTCAGTTTGGGCAGAAAGAGCAGGGTGATGGAAAAGCTTCGACTATTATGAAGCTTGACCCCAGCGGTAAATTTGAATTTATCAGGAAATAG
- a CDS encoding RNA-binding S4 domain-containing protein, translated as MAGEKDKLRIDKYLWSIRIFKTRSLATEACKAGRVKLNGQNIKPSYVVKVGETYAVQKGLERRVIKVVGLLERRVDARTAVQFYEDHTPEEETYAYKSVFHAPVLQRDRGAGRPTKRDRREIEDLQNDWWESLDD; from the coding sequence ATGGCTGGAGAAAAGGATAAACTCAGAATTGATAAATACTTGTGGTCAATCCGCATTTTTAAGACAAGGAGTCTGGCAACGGAGGCCTGTAAAGCAGGTCGCGTAAAGTTGAACGGACAAAATATCAAACCTTCTTATGTGGTCAAAGTCGGGGAAACTTATGCTGTACAAAAAGGGCTCGAACGACGGGTGATCAAGGTTGTAGGTTTACTGGAAAGACGGGTTGATGCCAGGACCGCAGTACAGTTCTATGAAGATCATACACCGGAAGAAGAAACATATGCTTACAAATCTGTGTTTCATGCACCTGTATTGCAAAGGGACAGAGGTGCAGGAAGACCTACCAAACGGGATCGGAGAGAAATCGAAGATCTTCAGAACGACTGGTGGGAATCGCTGGATGATTAA
- a CDS encoding DUF4920 domain-containing protein, which yields MKKITLSLLLVLIGLSYGFAQQSSIPSAKSGVQYGKKIDQHQAISVSKLEKSFGKDSTYNGKVEGVVVEVCKKKGCFMTLKREGSNEPVMVRFTDYTYFMPQDIVGKTVVVEGKAKLNKTSVAWLKHYAEDMGKSKEEIAKITKPKESITIVADGVIVK from the coding sequence ATGAAAAAAATCACATTATCGTTGCTGTTAGTCCTTATTGGGCTGAGCTACGGATTTGCACAACAATCCAGTATACCATCAGCAAAATCAGGAGTTCAATATGGCAAAAAGATTGATCAGCATCAGGCTATTTCCGTGAGTAAACTGGAAAAATCTTTTGGAAAAGACAGCACTTACAATGGTAAAGTTGAAGGAGTTGTTGTAGAAGTTTGCAAAAAGAAAGGTTGTTTTATGACGCTGAAGCGGGAAGGAAGTAATGAACCGGTAATGGTTCGTTTTACTGATTACACCTATTTTATGCCTCAGGATATTGTTGGTAAAACAGTAGTAGTTGAAGGTAAAGCTAAATTAAATAAAACTTCTGTTGCCTGGCTAAAGCATTATGCTGAAGACATGGGTAAAAGCAAAGAAGAAATTGCTAAAATCACAAAACCAAAAGAATCGATTACGATTGTTGCCGATGGTGTAATCGTAAAATAA
- the folP gene encoding dihydropteroate synthase has translation MNMMHSTPAQSVNAKGRLITFDYPRIMGILNVTPDSFFDGGQHQHLDAALKKAEQLLKEGADILDIGAYSSRPGAPLISVQEELDRAIPVIDKISRIFPHAILSIDTFRAEVAEQSIKAGAHIINDVSGGTLDEQMFQTVAKLQVPYILMHMRGMPENMQQMTIYDDIVTDIATFLGSRISALRSLGVKDIILDPGFGFAKSIQQNYELLHRIDELHYFGLPILGGLSRKSMIYKKLNITPEHALNGTTALNTVLLSKGVQLLRVHDVKEARQIADLLFQ, from the coding sequence ATGAATATGATGCACAGCACCCCTGCTCAGTCTGTTAATGCAAAAGGCAGGCTGATCACTTTTGACTATCCGAGAATAATGGGAATCCTCAATGTAACACCGGATTCTTTCTTTGATGGCGGACAACATCAGCATCTCGACGCTGCATTAAAAAAGGCAGAGCAACTGCTGAAGGAAGGTGCAGACATATTAGATATCGGAGCATATTCTTCGCGTCCCGGAGCACCTCTTATCTCTGTACAGGAAGAACTGGACCGTGCTATTCCGGTGATTGACAAGATCAGCCGTATCTTTCCTCATGCAATACTCTCAATAGACACCTTTCGTGCTGAAGTTGCGGAGCAAAGCATTAAAGCCGGTGCACATATTATCAATGATGTATCCGGCGGAACACTGGATGAACAAATGTTTCAAACAGTAGCTAAATTACAAGTACCTTATATCCTTATGCATATGCGTGGCATGCCGGAAAATATGCAGCAAATGACTATATATGATGATATTGTCACGGATATAGCGACTTTTTTAGGAAGCCGGATTTCTGCACTACGCAGTTTAGGAGTAAAGGATATTATCCTCGATCCTGGCTTCGGTTTCGCCAAAAGCATACAACAGAATTACGAATTACTTCATCGGATTGATGAATTACATTACTTTGGTCTTCCTATTCTGGGGGGTCTTTCCCGTAAATCCATGATTTACAAGAAGCTCAATATTACACCGGAGCATGCTTTAAATGGGACAACAGCATTAAATACAGTACTATTAAGCAAAGGTGTCCAACTTCTTCGGGTACATGATGTAAAAGAAGCCCGCCAGATTGCAGATCTTTTATTTCAATAG